In Treponema denticola, one genomic interval encodes:
- the gcvT gene encoding glycine cleavage system aminomethyltransferase GcvT yields MKRTPYYETLLAKGGKFVEFGGYEMPIQFAGILKEHLAVRNNVGLFDVSHMGEFYIEGDNAEAAVNALITNDIRGMADGDVRYTLMCNEKGGIVDDFLVYRYNQKKFLLVVNAGNHDKDYDWVKKHLDKSVTFTDRSSEIAQLAIQGPNAPAVVKKFIDPSAMPSAYYTFKTFQCPKGEVIVSQTGYTGEDGYEIYCPKEWALELFNQVMKAGEEFGIELCGLGCRDTLRLEAGMPLYGHEMTEETLATEVTLKPFIKLEKEDFIGKKALETNEAKKIRKGFKMIDRGIARDHDKVFLGDKEIGYVTTGTSSPSLKVGIGHMRIDRGIKDEEVFIEVRGKKLKAKIMPTSFLKEIKG; encoded by the coding sequence ATGAAAAGAACACCCTATTATGAAACCTTGCTCGCTAAAGGCGGCAAGTTTGTTGAGTTCGGCGGATATGAAATGCCCATTCAGTTTGCCGGTATCTTAAAAGAGCATCTTGCAGTTCGCAATAATGTAGGACTTTTCGATGTTTCACATATGGGAGAGTTTTATATTGAAGGCGACAATGCCGAAGCTGCCGTAAATGCCCTTATTACAAACGACATTCGCGGAATGGCTGACGGAGATGTACGCTATACCCTTATGTGTAACGAAAAGGGCGGAATCGTAGATGACTTCCTTGTTTACCGCTATAATCAAAAGAAATTCCTTTTGGTTGTAAATGCCGGAAACCATGACAAGGACTATGACTGGGTAAAAAAGCATTTGGATAAGAGCGTTACCTTTACAGACCGATCTTCTGAAATTGCCCAGCTGGCAATTCAAGGCCCCAATGCTCCTGCTGTGGTAAAAAAGTTTATTGATCCTTCTGCAATGCCCTCCGCTTACTACACCTTTAAGACCTTCCAATGCCCCAAGGGCGAAGTAATCGTTTCTCAGACAGGTTATACCGGTGAAGACGGTTACGAAATCTACTGCCCCAAAGAATGGGCTCTTGAGCTTTTCAATCAAGTTATGAAAGCAGGAGAAGAATTCGGAATAGAGCTTTGCGGTTTAGGCTGCCGAGACACCTTGCGTCTTGAAGCCGGAATGCCATTGTACGGCCATGAAATGACCGAAGAAACCTTGGCAACCGAAGTAACCTTAAAGCCCTTTATCAAACTTGAAAAAGAAGACTTTATCGGTAAAAAAGCTCTCGAAACCAACGAAGCCAAAAAAATCCGAAAAGGCTTTAAGATGATTGACAGAGGTATTGCCCGAGATCATGACAAGGTTTTCTTAGGCGACAAGGAAATCGGTTATGTTACCACCGGAACTTCTTCGCCCTCATTAAAGGTCGGTATCGGACATATGAGAATCGACCGAGGTATTAAAGATGAAGAAGTCTTTATCGAAGTACGCGGTAAAAAGCTCAAGGCTAAAATCATGCCTACAAGTTTCTTAAAAGAAATTAAGGGCTAA
- the gcvH gene encoding glycine cleavage system protein GcvH, with the protein MEIKEDVKYLESHEWFKKEGNIGIIGISDYAQSEMGDVVFIELPEVGDEVTADKACATVESVKAVFEIISPMTGKVVEINEELLDAPEKINEDAFGSWFFKVELKGESSKLMDAGKYKGLCK; encoded by the coding sequence ATGGAAATTAAAGAAGATGTAAAATACTTGGAATCACACGAATGGTTCAAGAAAGAAGGAAACATCGGTATTATCGGTATCAGCGATTATGCTCAAAGCGAAATGGGAGATGTCGTATTCATCGAGCTTCCTGAAGTAGGAGATGAGGTAACAGCCGATAAGGCCTGTGCTACAGTAGAATCCGTAAAGGCCGTTTTCGAAATCATCAGCCCCATGACAGGAAAGGTTGTTGAAATAAACGAAGAGCTTTTAGATGCTCCCGAAAAAATCAATGAAGATGCCTTCGGTTCTTGGTTCTTTAAGGTAGAACTTAAGGGAGAATCTTCAAAATTAATGGATGCAGGTAAATACAAAGGTCTCTGCAAATAA
- the gcvPA gene encoding aminomethyl-transferring glycine dehydrogenase subunit GcvPA: protein MSNYIPHSAEETKEMLDLIGVKSIDDLYSFDNKGCKKVDIGEGKTQAEVEKFFQNLSSENTVFKSILRGAGAYNHYAPAAVRHMASREEFLTAYTPYQPEMNQGELQAGFEYQSMICELTGMDVSNASVYDGGTAVADAIVMSLGRKQNKVLISECVEPSSIEIAKTYLKHSGVEFVMIPRDGYKTDVSKIKDLLDESVGAVVMQQPNRFGTIEDCEAVGKLVEGTKTQFVMSCNPISLAILKTPKECGASIALGEGQALGLPLGAGGPYLGFLSTIEANMRKIPGRIIGQSTDHDGRRAFVLTLQAREQHIRREKASSSICSNQALCALRASMFMTAYGKEGLKTVANVSLSNAHYLADELKKIGLTVKNNGEFFHEFVTDGKGKADAILSNLEKNGILGGLKICDDAILWCATDVLCKCDLDKAVKIIKEVL from the coding sequence ATGTCAAATTATATTCCTCACTCCGCTGAGGAAACAAAAGAGATGCTTGATCTCATCGGTGTCAAATCGATTGATGATTTATACAGCTTTGATAACAAGGGCTGTAAAAAAGTTGATATAGGTGAGGGGAAAACTCAAGCAGAAGTTGAAAAGTTTTTTCAAAATTTAAGCAGTGAAAACACTGTCTTTAAATCGATATTAAGAGGTGCCGGTGCTTATAACCACTATGCACCTGCCGCTGTAAGGCACATGGCTTCCAGAGAGGAGTTTTTAACAGCCTATACACCCTATCAGCCCGAAATGAATCAGGGCGAACTCCAAGCAGGTTTTGAATATCAGTCAATGATTTGCGAGCTTACGGGAATGGATGTTTCCAATGCCAGCGTTTATGACGGAGGCACGGCAGTTGCAGATGCCATAGTTATGTCCTTAGGACGAAAACAAAACAAGGTTTTGATTTCGGAATGTGTTGAACCCAGCTCAATCGAAATTGCTAAAACCTATTTAAAGCACAGCGGCGTAGAATTCGTAATGATTCCCCGTGACGGCTATAAAACTGATGTTTCGAAGATTAAGGACCTTTTAGATGAAAGTGTCGGAGCCGTTGTTATGCAGCAGCCTAACCGTTTCGGTACAATCGAAGACTGCGAAGCTGTCGGTAAACTTGTAGAAGGTACCAAAACTCAGTTTGTAATGAGCTGCAATCCTATTTCTTTGGCAATCTTAAAAACACCGAAAGAATGCGGTGCTTCGATAGCCTTAGGCGAAGGGCAGGCATTAGGACTTCCTCTAGGTGCAGGCGGCCCCTATCTCGGCTTCCTTTCTACAATCGAAGCCAATATGCGAAAAATCCCGGGACGAATCATCGGTCAATCAACAGACCATGACGGCAGAAGAGCCTTTGTTCTAACTCTTCAAGCCCGCGAACAGCATATCAGGCGCGAAAAAGCCAGCTCCAGTATCTGTTCAAACCAAGCTCTTTGTGCATTAAGAGCTTCTATGTTTATGACAGCCTACGGAAAAGAAGGCTTAAAAACCGTTGCAAATGTTTCCTTAAGCAATGCACATTATCTTGCAGATGAGCTTAAAAAGATCGGCTTAACCGTAAAAAATAACGGAGAATTCTTCCATGAATTCGTAACTGACGGAAAAGGAAAGGCCGATGCAATTCTTTCAAATCTTGAAAAAAACGGCATTTTAGGCGGTTTAAAGATTTGTGATGATGCCATTCTTTGGTGTGCAACCGATGTTCTTTGTAAATGCGACCTTGATAAGGCCGTAAAAATCATTAAGGAGGTATTGTAA
- a CDS encoding DNA methyltransferase, translated as MPFFEQKVKLQDGSNGYIDLFWKGYILIEMKTPGKDRKKAFEQAKAYANALSNSDMPKGILICDFCNFDYYNLEKNAERTSFTLGDLPDYIGLFAFLAGYKDVEYKKQDAVNIEAAEKMGQLHDTLKDIGYKGHSLELYLVRLVFCLFADDTDIFEHDHFIKYILQRTNVDGSDLAMHIQKIFEVLNTPADRRLKTLDEQLSLFPYVNGGLFKETLPIADFTSAMREKLIQCCSLDWSKISPAIFGAMFQSIMNPDERHSLGAHYTSEENILKLIHPLFLDELWKEFDKYKQYTSDARIEKLNGLHTKIASLKFLDPACGCGNFLVLAYRELRLLELAIVEELENSGQQILDIDNFLRVTVNQFYGIEIEEFPAQIAQTALWLMDHQMNRLVSSRLGRYFIRIPIASSATIIQGNALNLEWEQVVPKKELSYILGNPPFLGARVMSKEQSAEIACLFTGVKNAGNLDYVTGWYKKAADYIKDTTIKCAFVSTNSICQGQQVPILWPLLFSQSIHINFAHQTFKWSNEARGNAAVYCIIAGFSLNKDSDKKLFLYEDVKGVPKEVPAKQINAYLMDAQNVFIDSRSSVLDVQTNPMVFGSMPNDGGNLIIEENEYSAFLQKEPEAERYIRPFLGAEEFINNKKRYCLWLLNAEPQHLKKCPLIVERIQKVREHRESSSREATRKLAQTPSLFGEIRQPDSGNYLLVPRVSSERRRYIPIGFLDSSVIASDSTLIVPHATLYEFGVLTSQMHMAWMRTVCGRLKSDYRYSAQIVYNNFPWPDVSEAQKAAIMQKAQAVLDARAQFPDSSLADLYDPNTMPPVLTKAHAALDSAVDKLYRKAAFSDDAARTAFLFELYLKKTEGLLAGKRGRR; from the coding sequence TTGCCGTTTTTTGAACAAAAGGTAAAACTGCAAGACGGCTCAAACGGTTACATAGACCTTTTTTGGAAAGGTTACATTCTTATCGAAATGAAAACGCCCGGTAAGGACAGAAAAAAAGCCTTTGAACAAGCAAAAGCTTATGCCAATGCTCTAAGTAATTCCGATATGCCTAAGGGAATTCTTATTTGCGATTTTTGCAATTTTGATTATTATAATTTGGAAAAAAATGCTGAACGTACGAGTTTTACTCTTGGGGACTTACCCGACTACATCGGCCTTTTTGCCTTTCTTGCCGGTTACAAAGATGTAGAATACAAAAAACAAGATGCGGTAAATATTGAAGCTGCCGAAAAAATGGGACAGCTGCACGACACGCTAAAAGATATAGGGTATAAAGGGCATAGTTTGGAACTGTATTTGGTGCGTTTGGTTTTTTGTCTTTTTGCAGACGATACCGATATTTTTGAGCACGACCATTTTATAAAATATATTTTACAGCGTACCAATGTAGACGGAAGTGATTTGGCGATGCACATTCAAAAGATTTTTGAAGTTTTAAATACTCCTGCCGACCGCCGCCTTAAAACACTTGATGAACAGCTTAGCCTTTTTCCTTATGTAAACGGCGGGCTTTTTAAGGAAACGCTTCCCATAGCAGATTTTACTTCCGCAATGAGAGAAAAGTTAATTCAATGCTGCAGCCTCGATTGGAGCAAAATATCCCCTGCTATATTCGGAGCTATGTTTCAAAGTATTATGAATCCTGATGAACGCCATTCTCTCGGAGCACATTACACCAGTGAAGAAAATATTTTAAAACTCATTCATCCTCTTTTTCTTGATGAACTTTGGAAGGAATTTGATAAATACAAACAGTATACTTCCGATGCCCGCATAGAAAAACTCAACGGCTTGCACACAAAAATCGCCTCGCTGAAATTCCTTGATCCCGCCTGCGGCTGCGGAAACTTTTTAGTACTTGCATACAGGGAGCTCCGCCTTTTGGAGCTTGCAATAGTTGAAGAACTGGAAAATTCGGGACAGCAAATTTTAGATATAGATAATTTTTTACGCGTAACCGTCAATCAATTTTACGGGATTGAAATAGAAGAATTTCCTGCACAAATTGCACAGACTGCCCTTTGGCTTATGGATCACCAAATGAATAGATTGGTTTCAAGCCGCTTAGGAAGATATTTTATCCGCATACCTATTGCTTCATCAGCTACGATTATACAGGGGAACGCTTTAAATCTTGAGTGGGAGCAGGTTGTTCCGAAAAAAGAGCTTTCGTATATTTTGGGTAATCCTCCTTTTTTAGGTGCAAGAGTTATGAGCAAGGAACAATCGGCGGAAATTGCCTGTCTTTTTACCGGGGTAAAGAATGCGGGGAATCTTGATTATGTTACCGGCTGGTATAAAAAGGCGGCGGATTATATTAAAGACACCACGATTAAGTGTGCCTTTGTTTCTACAAATTCAATTTGTCAAGGACAGCAGGTTCCTATTTTGTGGCCCCTTCTTTTTTCTCAAAGTATACATATCAATTTTGCACACCAGACATTCAAGTGGTCAAACGAGGCGCGGGGAAATGCCGCCGTATATTGTATTATTGCGGGTTTTTCATTGAATAAGGATTCCGATAAAAAACTCTTTTTGTACGAAGATGTAAAAGGTGTGCCTAAGGAAGTTCCCGCCAAGCAAATAAATGCGTATTTAATGGACGCTCAAAATGTGTTTATTGATAGTAGGAGTTCCGTACTTGATGTGCAAACGAATCCAATGGTGTTCGGCAGTATGCCTAATGACGGCGGGAATCTTATCATAGAAGAAAATGAATACTCTGCATTTTTACAAAAGGAACCGGAAGCGGAACGGTATATCCGTCCGTTTTTGGGAGCGGAAGAGTTTATCAATAATAAAAAACGATATTGCCTTTGGCTTTTGAATGCGGAACCGCAGCACTTAAAAAAATGCCCGCTTATTGTAGAGCGGATACAAAAGGTGCGGGAACACCGCGAAAGCAGCAGCCGTGAAGCAACGCGGAAACTTGCACAAACGCCTTCTCTCTTTGGCGAAATCCGTCAACCTGATTCCGGGAATTATCTGCTGGTACCGCGTGTTTCGTCCGAACGCAGGAGATATATTCCCATCGGCTTTTTAGATTCATCGGTTATTGCAAGCGATTCAACGCTGATAGTTCCTCACGCAACGCTGTACGAGTTCGGTGTGCTTACTTCGCAGATGCATATGGCGTGGATGCGTACCGTATGCGGGCGGCTTAAAAGCGATTACCGTTATTCTGCACAGATTGTGTATAATAACTTCCCGTGGCCGGACGTTTCGGAAGCGCAAAAGGCAGCTATTATGCAAAAGGCTCAAGCAGTACTTGACGCACGGGCTCAGTTTCCAGATAGCTCCCTTGCCGACTTGTACGATCCCAATACCATGCCACCGGTACTCACCAAAGCGCATGCCGCCCTCGATTCCGCCGTGGATAAGCTGTACCGTAAAGCCGCCTTCTCCGACGATGCAGCCCGCACGGCGTTCTTGTTCGAGCTGTACTTAAAGAAAACGGAAGGGCTGCTTGCGGGGAAGCGGGGGAGGAGGTAG
- a CDS encoding DUF5986 family protein: MSQIFFHNVFEALSEVAEDYQFMISQYQTVTHNARAGARWDIINTNLIKKLENINIEAAIIKRGFWQMALLLSSEDNCIYTLMRKNRFEGIISNPAKNAPKYVQALATLNSDLGLANPELFECQKDKSKLYFILDNLCKSLNSYSIDQKPHYKIITFDTDFEFRIINFQLNILDYTCHKRREENIMNFIKPIYSNEIQQVDNNTEQMPQLKLTNKAKRRIANLNSVELKDTQQLNSKEV; the protein is encoded by the coding sequence ATGTCTCAAATCTTTTTTCACAATGTATTTGAAGCTTTATCAGAGGTCGCAGAAGATTATCAATTTATGATAAGTCAATATCAAACAGTAACGCACAATGCAAGGGCAGGGGCACGTTGGGATATCATAAATACGAATTTAATTAAAAAATTAGAAAACATAAATATTGAAGCAGCTATTATAAAACGCGGTTTTTGGCAAATGGCACTTCTTCTTTCTAGTGAGGATAATTGCATTTATACATTAATGAGAAAAAATCGTTTTGAAGGCATTATATCAAATCCTGCAAAAAATGCTCCTAAGTATGTACAAGCTTTAGCAACTTTGAATTCCGATTTAGGATTAGCAAATCCGGAATTATTTGAGTGTCAAAAAGATAAATCAAAATTATATTTTATACTTGATAATTTATGTAAAAGTTTGAATTCTTATTCTATAGACCAAAAACCTCATTATAAAATTATCACATTTGATACCGACTTTGAGTTTAGAATTATAAATTTTCAATTGAATATTTTAGATTATACATGCCATAAACGCAGAGAAGAAAATATTATGAATTTTATTAAACCCATATATTCAAATGAAATTCAACAAGTTGATAATAATACAGAACAAATGCCACAGTTAAAACTAACTAATAAAGCAAAGCGCAGAATCGCTAATCTGAATTCTGTTGAATTAAAAGATACGCAACAATTGAATTCAAAAGAAGTTTAA
- a CDS encoding helix-turn-helix domain-containing protein — translation MSAFNGQNLKLARLYNGLTINELANKINISSQAESQYELGKIIPQFANLIKLADALNFPPSFFFQESMSSVKTGSSYFRSLMKTSKKYRDEQITKIRFLAELYTVLAEYIEFPPADLPENIEETKIPELSAQKLREYWNLGNEPIKNMVTLLEAKGLIITSFETSTNDIDAFSQYFEINEQPLYIIAFSDNKSSAARINFDLAHELGHIILHEWSEDNENISREEFKQHEKEANAFAAAFLLPKDKFTADLKFMPSDYCHYIELKKKWHVSIGAMLHRACELGVISQNQYQYNLRIMNSRNERINEPLDNVIPRTYPSLLSNAITLLIDNEVFTKASLIQEFANHGISMNSDELEKLLSLQKGYLSDKESGNINPFILKIK, via the coding sequence ATGAGTGCTTTTAACGGACAAAATTTAAAACTAGCCCGTTTGTATAATGGATTAACCATTAATGAATTGGCAAATAAGATAAATATATCTTCTCAGGCAGAATCGCAATATGAATTAGGGAAAATTATACCTCAGTTTGCTAATTTAATTAAATTAGCTGATGCACTTAATTTTCCGCCTTCATTTTTTTTTCAAGAATCAATGAGTTCAGTGAAAACGGGTTCATCATATTTTCGTTCTTTAATGAAAACTTCAAAAAAATATAGAGATGAGCAAATCACTAAAATAAGATTTTTAGCTGAGCTATATACAGTTTTAGCAGAATATATAGAATTTCCTCCAGCTGATTTACCAGAAAATATAGAAGAAACCAAAATACCAGAACTATCAGCACAAAAATTAAGGGAATATTGGAATTTAGGAAATGAACCTATAAAGAACATGGTTACACTACTAGAAGCAAAAGGTTTAATAATTACATCATTTGAAACATCAACTAATGATATTGATGCTTTTAGTCAATATTTTGAAATAAATGAGCAACCTCTTTATATAATTGCCTTTTCAGATAATAAAAGCTCTGCTGCAAGAATAAATTTTGATCTTGCCCACGAACTCGGACATATTATATTGCATGAATGGAGTGAGGATAATGAAAATATTTCTCGTGAAGAATTTAAGCAACATGAAAAAGAAGCAAACGCGTTTGCTGCTGCTTTCCTTTTACCCAAAGATAAATTTACAGCAGATTTAAAATTTATGCCATCAGATTATTGTCATTATATTGAATTAAAGAAAAAATGGCATGTTTCAATCGGAGCTATGTTACATCGAGCATGTGAGTTAGGGGTAATAAGCCAAAATCAGTATCAATATAACTTGCGCATTATGAATTCACGTAATGAACGCATAAATGAACCTCTTGATAATGTCATTCCAAGAACTTATCCAAGTTTACTTAGTAATGCAATAACCTTATTAATAGATAACGAGGTGTTTACTAAAGCGTCCCTGATACAAGAATTTGCAAACCATGGAATTTCTATGAACAGTGATGAATTAGAGAAATTGCTGTCATTGCAAAAAGGATATTTGTCTGATAAAGAATCTGGAAACATAAATCCATTCATCTTAAAAATAAAGTAA
- a CDS encoding P-loop NTPase fold protein: MKNKIEEQIKTYINRPTTDYAVLINGEWGTGKTYFITNAIDWEELCGSDKKVIYISLNGLSSLEEIKKRLVYTYFISKDKQYASNTVKDNNLMDDLVELNASLGYPFAQTVSSLVHFIHKKSNKNKEKKFAKINHENIILILDDLERLSQIIELSELFGFIHDGFSYKGSKVIFIANEKEIHNEYYNTIKEKYIGHTFGFFPDLIEIISSIQENQNDNPYNTYIKEHKNKITAVFDVAEHINIRTFFFFYEIYKTVYNHITTFIENKNTMEIVFDTFLILCIEYKKGKAYQIETYTKSYKFRYLSENLQNMDNISAQEKNANDYYNYIKRTYINNTTIKLRFMDIDDFVNYIAHGYYNADSIKEQIEADYARVLKDTNEKEDVQLQLYRFSNYAYLEYAELKETIELILKYAEEGSYFENNYLPIYKTFQELIKFNICQNLKIEDIVPRLCTGIYERLKRDSKNTGILQNILPEKYKDRSFEEYIEHIQKHKLFNNKCIAEKKQIDEIESFITSMNKDNDEDFWVTKQKIDDPYFFSNLSKFNLLSLLHQLNNKGLNRLKDIFNKISNISNAHEVYSSHEEHIGNILNEIKKWKNLETDPLRIYNIVICIDAIEKALKQIRNTI; encoded by the coding sequence ATGAAGAATAAAATCGAAGAGCAAATAAAGACATATATTAATAGACCAACTACTGATTATGCCGTTTTAATCAATGGTGAGTGGGGAACTGGAAAAACCTATTTTATTACTAATGCGATTGATTGGGAAGAACTATGTGGTAGTGATAAGAAGGTAATTTATATTTCTTTGAATGGTTTATCATCATTAGAAGAAATAAAAAAAAGACTTGTCTATACATATTTTATATCAAAAGATAAACAATATGCGTCCAATACTGTTAAAGATAATAATTTAATGGATGATTTAGTCGAGTTGAATGCAAGTCTGGGCTATCCTTTTGCTCAAACAGTTTCGTCATTAGTGCATTTTATACATAAAAAATCTAATAAAAATAAAGAAAAGAAATTTGCAAAAATCAATCATGAAAATATCATTTTGATACTTGATGACTTAGAAAGACTATCTCAGATCATAGAGTTATCTGAGCTTTTTGGATTTATTCATGATGGGTTCTCATATAAAGGTTCAAAAGTTATTTTTATAGCAAATGAAAAAGAAATACATAATGAATACTATAATACCATAAAAGAAAAATATATAGGTCATACATTTGGATTTTTTCCTGACTTGATAGAAATAATTTCTTCTATACAAGAAAACCAAAATGATAATCCATATAACACATATATAAAAGAGCACAAGAATAAAATAACAGCTGTCTTTGATGTTGCTGAACACATAAATATCCGTACTTTTTTCTTTTTTTATGAAATATACAAGACAGTCTATAATCATATCACAACATTTATTGAAAATAAAAACACAATGGAAATAGTTTTCGATACTTTTTTGATTTTATGCATAGAATATAAAAAAGGAAAGGCTTATCAAATTGAGACATATACAAAATCATATAAATTTAGGTATTTAAGTGAAAATCTTCAAAATATGGATAATATATCTGCGCAGGAAAAAAATGCCAACGATTATTATAATTATATAAAAAGAACATATATTAATAATACTACTATAAAATTACGATTCATGGATATAGATGATTTTGTAAATTATATTGCTCATGGATACTATAATGCAGATAGTATAAAAGAACAAATAGAAGCAGATTATGCAAGAGTTTTGAAAGATACAAACGAAAAGGAAGACGTACAGCTTCAATTATATCGTTTCTCTAATTATGCATATCTTGAATATGCAGAACTTAAAGAAACAATAGAATTGATATTAAAATATGCGGAAGAGGGATCATATTTCGAGAATAACTATCTACCGATTTACAAAACCTTTCAAGAACTTATAAAATTTAATATATGTCAAAATTTAAAGATTGAAGATATTGTGCCGCGTTTATGTACCGGTATATATGAAAGATTAAAAAGAGATTCTAAAAACACAGGTATTTTGCAGAATATTTTACCTGAAAAATATAAGGATAGATCGTTTGAAGAATATATTGAACATATACAAAAACACAAGCTATTTAATAATAAGTGTATCGCTGAAAAGAAACAAATTGATGAAATAGAATCATTTATTACCAGTATGAACAAAGACAATGATGAAGATTTTTGGGTAACTAAACAGAAAATAGATGATCCTTATTTCTTCTCTAATCTGTCGAAATTTAATTTATTATCTTTATTACATCAACTAAACAACAAAGGTCTCAATAGACTAAAAGATATCTTTAACAAAATAAGTAATATATCAAATGCTCATGAAGTATATTCATCCCATGAGGAACATATAGGTAATATTTTAAATGAAATAAAAAAATGGAAAAACTTAGAAACTGATCCGTTGCGCATATATAATATCGTAATTTGTATAGATGCAATTGAGAAAGCTTTAAAACAAATAAGAAATACGATTTAA
- a CDS encoding D-2-hydroxyacid dehydrogenase, which produces MSEKLNLVILDGFTSNPGDLSWNELKSVSNLTIYDKTSADELLERCKEADAVLTNKVVFSKEIMDSLPRLKYIGVLATGYNVVDVEAARAKNICVTNIPSYSTDSVAQLVFALIFHFYWHVKEHSDEVMGGKWAASPHFCYHSFDIRELSDKTMGIVGFGNIGQAVAKIALAMNMKVVYFNRSKKNIKGLEEAKQVSLDELFSSSDIISLNCPLTPETKEIINAESLKKIKKTSIIINTGRGPLINEKDAAEALKKKRFAGLACDVLSVEPPAKDNPLLKASNCIITPHMAWQTFEARERLIKIAAANVKAFIAGKEINRVN; this is translated from the coding sequence ATGAGTGAAAAATTAAATTTGGTTATTCTTGACGGGTTTACTTCCAATCCCGGAGACCTTTCTTGGAATGAGTTAAAATCGGTTTCAAATCTTACAATATACGATAAAACAAGTGCAGATGAACTTCTTGAAAGGTGTAAGGAGGCAGATGCCGTTCTTACCAATAAGGTAGTTTTTTCTAAAGAAATAATGGATTCTTTGCCGCGTCTTAAATATATAGGAGTTTTGGCTACGGGCTACAATGTTGTAGATGTTGAGGCTGCAAGAGCTAAAAATATTTGCGTAACGAATATTCCCTCTTACAGCACCGACAGCGTGGCTCAACTTGTATTTGCCCTTATTTTTCACTTTTATTGGCATGTAAAGGAGCATAGCGATGAGGTTATGGGCGGAAAATGGGCGGCTTCCCCTCACTTTTGCTATCACAGTTTTGATATAAGGGAGCTTTCCGATAAGACTATGGGTATAGTCGGTTTCGGGAACATAGGCCAAGCCGTTGCAAAAATTGCCCTTGCCATGAATATGAAGGTAGTATATTTTAACCGCTCTAAAAAAAATATTAAGGGCTTAGAAGAAGCAAAACAAGTTTCTTTAGATGAGCTTTTTTCTTCTTCCGATATAATAAGCTTAAACTGTCCTTTGACTCCGGAAACAAAAGAAATTATAAATGCCGAGTCCTTAAAAAAGATAAAGAAAACTTCTATCATAATCAATACGGGACGAGGCCCTCTTATAAACGAAAAGGATGCAGCAGAGGCTTTAAAGAAAAAAAGATTTGCAGGTCTTGCCTGCGATGTGCTGAGTGTAGAGCCTCCGGCTAAGGATAATCCCTTGCTTAAAGCTTCTAACTGTATTATTACGCCACACATGGCATGGCAAACCTTTGAAGCCAGAGAGAGGCTTATAAAAATAGCCGCCGCTAACGTAAAAGCCTTTATAGCCGGAAAGGAAATAAACAGGGTTAATTAA